From a single Georhizobium profundi genomic region:
- a CDS encoding TRAP transporter substrate-binding protein: MDRRSFITKAGFAGVGVAASSMLAAPAIAQENQTWRMVTTWPKNFPGLGVGAQRLADRITAASGGRLTIQLYSAGELVPPLQSLDAVIDGSAEMSHGAAYYWQNKSQALNFFTGVPFGMTSRELTGWVRYLGGQEIWDEIYDQYGVQGFLSGDTGTQAGGWFRNELTGVADVQGLRFRTPGLGGQVWERLGASVTNMAAGEIFQALQSGTLDAAEFVGPYNDLALGFYQIAKNYYFPSFIEPGLATELVVDKAKYTALPADLQAIIRDCCQAEYDAVAADFAANDPRALQTLVNDHGVQIRQFPEEIMEAGAQAATEILTGLRDSGDELTKKTAESFISALNIVRQKTQGTDSLFIQAREKYFQI; this comes from the coding sequence ATGGATCGCCGTTCATTCATCACAAAGGCTGGATTTGCCGGTGTTGGCGTCGCTGCAAGCTCGATGCTTGCGGCGCCGGCCATCGCTCAGGAAAATCAGACCTGGCGCATGGTCACCACGTGGCCGAAGAACTTTCCTGGTCTTGGTGTCGGCGCACAGCGCCTTGCCGACCGCATCACCGCCGCTTCGGGCGGCCGTCTGACAATCCAGCTCTACTCGGCAGGCGAGCTTGTCCCGCCGCTGCAGTCGCTGGACGCTGTCATCGACGGTTCGGCTGAGATGAGCCACGGCGCTGCCTATTACTGGCAGAACAAGAGCCAGGCTTTGAACTTCTTTACCGGCGTTCCGTTCGGCATGACCTCGCGCGAGCTGACCGGTTGGGTGCGCTACCTCGGTGGCCAGGAAATCTGGGATGAGATCTACGACCAGTACGGCGTGCAGGGCTTCCTGTCCGGCGACACGGGGACGCAGGCCGGTGGCTGGTTCCGCAACGAGCTGACGGGCGTCGCAGACGTTCAGGGCCTTCGTTTCCGCACACCCGGCCTCGGCGGTCAGGTTTGGGAACGCCTCGGCGCTTCCGTTACCAACATGGCGGCGGGCGAGATCTTCCAGGCGCTGCAGTCGGGCACGCTCGACGCTGCTGAGTTCGTCGGTCCTTACAACGACCTCGCGCTCGGCTTCTATCAGATCGCCAAGAACTACTACTTCCCGAGCTTCATCGAGCCGGGCCTCGCAACCGAGCTCGTCGTCGACAAGGCCAAGTACACGGCACTGCCGGCCGACCTACAGGCGATCATCCGTGATTGCTGCCAGGCCGAGTACGATGCCGTTGCGGCCGATTTCGCCGCCAACGACCCGCGCGCGCTGCAGACGCTGGTCAACGACCACGGCGTCCAGATCCGCCAGTTCCCCGAGGAGATCATGGAAGCCGGTGCACAGGCCGCCACCGAGATCCTGACGGGTCTGCGCGATTCGGGTGATGAGCTGACAAAGAAAACCGCCGAGAGCTTCATCTCGGCGCTCAACATCGTTCGCCAGAAGACCCAGGGCACCGACTCGCTCTTCATCCAGGCACGCGAAAAGTACTTCCAGATCTGA
- the sufD gene encoding Fe-S cluster assembly protein SufD: MTIQTKPPLTAGEQALSTHFDAVKQSLPGGDAALSQRSALFGALLSRGLPTRRVESWHYTDFRSLLRDVPQGAGLSQHVVEPLIAGATVLASSAQDGVVPAGVSVVDFQTRLADGSLTLAARGDDDAVGHLNAAFADTGFAITIADGSKVEAPIELQAVHDGGQAHLRHEVHVGANAGVTLVERHLNSGDAPALVSAVTNLKLEREANVTWVIVQGQGRADSHLGQINVSLGEDARLTLCIINAGGKLIRQEVHVVTAGEGADFKLRGVNLLGGDSHTDVTMTLGHDVPNTTSTEIIRNVVFDRARGVFQGQIRVAPHAQKTDARMASNTLLLSDEGEFSTKPELEIFADDVQCAHGATVADIDAVHLFYLKSRGIPEAVARRMLVQAFVNEVVEELDDEPLTDALHGVIETWLEKHV; the protein is encoded by the coding sequence ATGACCATTCAAACAAAGCCGCCGCTGACGGCCGGCGAACAGGCCCTGTCGACGCATTTCGATGCGGTGAAGCAATCCCTGCCGGGTGGCGACGCAGCGCTGTCGCAGCGCAGCGCGCTGTTCGGTGCGTTGCTCAGCCGTGGACTGCCGACGCGTCGGGTGGAAAGCTGGCATTATACCGATTTCCGGTCGCTGCTGCGCGACGTGCCGCAAGGTGCGGGGCTGTCGCAGCATGTTGTCGAGCCGCTGATCGCCGGCGCTACGGTTCTGGCATCAAGCGCCCAGGACGGCGTTGTGCCTGCCGGCGTAAGCGTGGTCGACTTCCAGACGCGCCTTGCCGACGGATCGCTGACGCTTGCCGCACGGGGTGACGACGATGCTGTCGGTCATCTCAATGCGGCTTTTGCGGACACTGGCTTTGCGATCACGATCGCAGATGGTTCGAAGGTCGAGGCGCCGATCGAGCTGCAGGCGGTCCATGATGGTGGCCAGGCGCATCTGCGTCACGAGGTTCACGTTGGCGCCAATGCCGGCGTGACGCTCGTCGAACGCCATCTGAATTCCGGCGATGCTCCAGCGCTCGTCTCGGCCGTGACGAACCTCAAGCTTGAGCGGGAGGCCAACGTCACCTGGGTGATCGTCCAGGGGCAGGGCCGTGCAGACAGTCATCTCGGGCAGATCAATGTGTCGCTTGGCGAGGATGCGCGGCTGACGCTGTGCATCATCAATGCCGGCGGCAAGCTCATTCGCCAGGAAGTGCATGTGGTGACGGCCGGCGAAGGCGCCGACTTCAAGCTGCGCGGCGTCAATCTGCTCGGCGGCGACAGTCATACGGACGTGACGATGACGCTCGGCCATGACGTGCCGAACACGACCTCGACGGAAATCATCCGCAATGTCGTCTTCGACCGGGCGCGTGGCGTGTTCCAGGGCCAGATCCGCGTGGCGCCGCATGCGCAGAAGACTGATGCGCGGATGGCCTCCAATACGCTGCTTCTTTCCGACGAAGGCGAGTTCTCCACCAAGCCGGAACTCGAGATCTTTGCCGACGACGTTCAGTGCGCCCACGGTGCCACGGTTGCCGACATCGATGCGGTTCATCTTTTCTATCTGAAATCGCGTGGCATTCCGGAAGCCGTTGCACGGCGCATGCTGGTGCAGGCCTTCGTCAATGAGGTCGTCGAAGAGCTCGACGACGAGCCGCTGACCGACGCGCTGCATGGCGTGATCGAAACCTGGTTGGAAAAGCACGTTTGA
- the sufA gene encoding Fe-S cluster assembly scaffold SufA, which translates to MGQFAVMTMTDAAAKRVKAIVANANQPAEGIRVGIKKGGCAGMEYTVELVDAPSAKDDLIEADGARVYVAPEAVLFLLGTQMDYETTKLRSGFVFNNPNQTSACGCGESVELKPADLEALAKRGDAVIRGDA; encoded by the coding sequence ATGGGTCAGTTCGCTGTCATGACCATGACCGACGCGGCTGCGAAGCGCGTAAAGGCGATCGTCGCCAACGCCAACCAGCCCGCCGAAGGAATCCGCGTCGGCATCAAGAAGGGTGGCTGCGCCGGTATGGAATACACGGTGGAACTCGTCGATGCGCCGTCGGCGAAGGACGATCTGATCGAAGCGGACGGTGCCCGCGTCTACGTTGCACCCGAGGCCGTGCTGTTCCTGCTCGGCACTCAGATGGATTACGAGACCACCAAGCTGCGTTCGGGGTTCGTGTTCAACAATCCCAACCAGACGTCCGCCTGTGGTTGCGGCGAGTCAGTCGAGTTGAAGCCAGCAGATCTGGAAGCGCTTGCCAAGCGCGGTGATGCCGTGATTCGCGGCGACGCTTGA
- a CDS encoding cysteine desulfurase family protein: MPGERSYLDYNATAPLLDGVREEMIAAFSVVGNPSSVHTEGRKARKLIEDGRSKVATLVGADPANVIFTSGASEAASHVLTPDFRMGRSPLSIGRLYVCAIEHPCVLSGGRFPVDAIERLPVDRNGVLDLGRLEAALGAHDSSLGLPMVAVALANNETGIIQPIARISALTRKAGGVLVVDAVQAPGRLAIDIAALGADFLLLSAHKMGGPKGIGALVSRGQQLMPVPLVAGGGQESGHRSGTENLSAIVGFGVAAHIVGDALTSEADRLRSLRDRLETGLLKVAPDAEIVSSGAERLCNTTYVALPGMKAETMQIGFDLEGLSVSAGSACSSGKVGRSHVLEALGLDAEAGAVRISTGWQTDEAEVDRCIDAFSRLAARRRRVAA, encoded by the coding sequence ATGCCGGGCGAACGCTCATATCTCGATTACAATGCGACGGCGCCATTGCTCGATGGCGTGCGCGAGGAGATGATCGCCGCTTTCTCGGTCGTGGGCAATCCGTCTTCTGTCCATACCGAAGGGCGAAAGGCCCGGAAGCTTATCGAAGATGGGCGCTCGAAGGTCGCCACGCTTGTCGGCGCGGATCCAGCCAATGTGATCTTCACGAGTGGCGCGAGCGAAGCGGCGAGCCACGTGCTGACGCCGGATTTTCGCATGGGCCGGTCGCCGCTTTCGATCGGGCGGCTTTATGTCTGCGCGATTGAACACCCTTGCGTGCTGTCGGGCGGGCGTTTTCCCGTCGACGCAATCGAGCGCCTGCCGGTCGATCGCAACGGTGTTCTGGATCTCGGAAGGCTTGAAGCCGCTCTGGGCGCGCACGATAGCTCGCTCGGGCTTCCGATGGTGGCGGTGGCGCTCGCCAACAACGAGACGGGCATCATCCAACCTATCGCGAGAATTTCTGCCCTGACCCGCAAGGCGGGCGGCGTGCTCGTCGTGGATGCCGTGCAGGCTCCGGGGCGGCTGGCGATCGACATTGCCGCGCTCGGTGCGGATTTTCTCTTGCTGTCGGCGCACAAAATGGGTGGCCCGAAGGGTATCGGTGCGCTCGTCTCGCGCGGCCAGCAATTGATGCCTGTGCCACTCGTTGCCGGCGGCGGTCAGGAATCGGGTCATCGATCGGGCACGGAAAACCTGAGTGCTATTGTCGGTTTTGGTGTCGCAGCCCATATAGTAGGGGACGCTTTGACATCGGAAGCCGATCGGCTGCGTAGCTTGCGCGACCGGCTGGAGACGGGTCTGCTCAAGGTCGCTCCGGACGCCGAGATCGTGTCGTCGGGAGCCGAACGGTTGTGCAACACCACCTACGTGGCGCTGCCGGGCATGAAGGCCGAGACCATGCAGATTGGGTTCGATCTCGAGGGGCTTTCGGTATCCGCCGGCTCGGCCTGTTCGTCGGGCAAGGTGGGGCGAAGCCACGTGCTCGAAGCGCTCGGGCTGGACGCGGAAGCTGGAGCGGTCCGCATCAGTACCGGCTGGCAGACGGACGAAGCCGAGGTAGATCGCTGCATCGACGCGTTTTCGCGGCTTGCGGCAAGACGGCGCAGAGTTGCGGCCTAG
- a CDS encoding cysteine desulfurase, giving the protein MDARTARNGYDVEAIRRDFPILSREVYGKPLVYLDNGASAQKPQAVIDAITHAYSNEYANVHRGLHFLSNAATDAYEASRSKVKRFLNAASEDEIVFTKSTTEAINTVAYGYGMPHIGEGDEIVLTIMEHHSNIVPWHFIRERQGAKLVWVPVGDDGSFDLDAFAASLTERTKLVAITHMSNVLGTVIPVKEVCRIAHERGIPVLVDGSQAAVHMPVDVRDIDCDFYVFTGHKVYGPSGIGVLYGKTEMLKKMRPFQGGGEMIVDVSEEGVTYNEPPHRFEAGTPPIVQAIGLGAALDYMDSIGREAIAAHEADLTAYAREKLQSVNALRVIGDAPGKGAIFSFEIEGIHAHDVSMVIDRSGVAVRAGTHCAQPLLKRFGVTSTCRASFGMYNTRKEVDVLVEALEKARAFFA; this is encoded by the coding sequence ATGGACGCCCGCACCGCACGCAATGGCTATGACGTCGAAGCGATCCGCCGCGACTTCCCGATCCTTTCCCGGGAAGTCTACGGCAAGCCGCTGGTCTATCTCGACAATGGCGCATCGGCGCAGAAGCCGCAGGCGGTGATCGATGCGATCACGCACGCTTACTCGAACGAGTATGCGAACGTGCATCGCGGGCTGCATTTCCTGTCGAATGCGGCGACCGATGCCTATGAGGCATCGCGCAGCAAGGTGAAGCGCTTCCTCAATGCTGCATCCGAAGACGAGATCGTCTTTACGAAGTCGACGACGGAGGCGATCAACACCGTCGCCTACGGTTACGGCATGCCGCATATCGGCGAGGGTGACGAGATCGTGCTGACGATCATGGAGCATCACTCCAATATCGTGCCGTGGCATTTCATCCGCGAGCGGCAGGGCGCAAAGCTCGTCTGGGTGCCGGTCGGTGACGACGGGTCCTTCGATCTCGATGCGTTTGCTGCGAGCCTCACGGAGCGCACGAAGCTGGTGGCGATCACCCACATGTCGAACGTGCTCGGCACCGTCATCCCGGTCAAGGAGGTTTGCCGCATCGCGCACGAGCGTGGCATCCCCGTGCTCGTCGATGGCAGCCAGGCGGCCGTTCACATGCCGGTGGATGTCCGCGACATCGATTGCGATTTCTACGTCTTCACGGGGCACAAGGTGTACGGTCCGTCCGGCATCGGCGTGCTCTACGGCAAGACCGAGATGCTGAAGAAGATGCGGCCCTTCCAGGGCGGCGGCGAGATGATCGTCGACGTATCGGAAGAGGGTGTGACGTACAACGAGCCGCCGCATCGCTTCGAGGCCGGGACGCCGCCGATCGTTCAGGCGATCGGGCTCGGCGCTGCGCTCGACTACATGGACAGCATCGGCCGCGAAGCGATTGCCGCCCACGAAGCGGATCTGACGGCCTATGCGCGCGAGAAGCTTCAGTCAGTCAACGCGCTGCGCGTGATCGGCGATGCGCCGGGCAAGGGCGCAATCTTCTCCTTCGAGATCGAGGGCATCCACGCCCATGACGTGTCGATGGTGATCGATCGCTCGGGCGTGGCGGTTCGAGCGGGTACCCACTGCGCGCAGCCGCTCTTGAAGCGTTTCGGCGTGACCTCCACATGCAGGGCATCCTTCGGGATGTACAACACGCGCAAGGAAGTGGATGTCCTTGTGGAAGCGCTTGAAAAAGCGCGTGCCTTCTTCGCCTGA
- a CDS encoding alpha/beta hydrolase codes for MPEVIFNGPAGRLEGRYQPAKQKNAPIAIILHPHPQFGGTMNNQIVYQLFYMFQQRGFTTLRFNFRGIGRSQGAFDHGAGELSDAAGALDWVQSLHPDSKSCWVAGYSFGSWIGMQLLMRRPEIEGFISVAPQPNTYDFSFLAPCPSSGLIIHGDADRVAPEKDVQGLVEKLKTQKGILITQKTMPGANHFFSGQVDALMGECSDYLDARLRGELVPEPAAKRIR; via the coding sequence ATGCCTGAAGTCATCTTCAACGGCCCTGCCGGCCGTCTCGAAGGCCGCTATCAGCCGGCCAAGCAGAAAAATGCGCCGATCGCGATCATCCTGCATCCCCACCCGCAGTTCGGCGGGACGATGAACAACCAGATCGTCTATCAGCTCTTCTATATGTTCCAGCAGCGCGGTTTCACGACTTTGCGCTTCAATTTCCGCGGCATCGGCCGTAGCCAGGGCGCCTTCGACCATGGCGCGGGCGAATTGTCCGACGCCGCCGGCGCGCTCGATTGGGTGCAGTCGCTCCATCCCGATTCCAAGAGCTGCTGGGTTGCCGGCTATTCGTTCGGCTCGTGGATCGGCATGCAGCTCCTGATGCGCCGCCCCGAAATAGAAGGCTTCATCTCGGTCGCGCCGCAGCCCAACACTTACGACTTCTCGTTCCTGGCACCCTGCCCCTCCTCCGGCCTCATCATCCATGGCGATGCCGACCGCGTCGCTCCGGAAAAGGATGTTCAGGGGCTGGTCGAAAAGCTCAAGACGCAGAAGGGCATTCTCATCACGCAAAAGACCATGCCCGGTGCCAACCACTTCTTCTCCGGCCAGGTGGATGCCCTGATGGGCGAATGCTCCGATTATCTCGATGCTCGCCTGCGTGGCGAGCTGGTACCCGAGCCCGCCGCCAAGCGTATCCGCTGA
- a CDS encoding GNAT family N-acetyltransferase has product MTIALNARPFEAADLPIYAAWFEDEELRRRIDPPDGFWLEHVSRTDQGNRCYCLTLVQDVDLIAVVQYDFEDFDRVSLLISVRPDSRGRGVGRAALLRTIPELAPEVRYIDSYVEPDNLASLALIRRMGFEPIEADIIDEGFMGFRLYVDRP; this is encoded by the coding sequence ATGACCATCGCTCTCAACGCCCGCCCCTTCGAAGCAGCAGACCTTCCCATCTACGCCGCCTGGTTCGAGGACGAGGAACTGCGGCGCCGCATCGATCCGCCGGACGGCTTCTGGCTGGAGCACGTTTCGCGCACCGATCAGGGCAATCGCTGCTATTGCCTGACGCTGGTCCAGGACGTCGATCTGATCGCCGTCGTGCAATATGATTTCGAGGATTTTGACCGCGTCTCGCTGCTGATCAGCGTCCGACCCGACAGCCGCGGCCGCGGCGTCGGTCGCGCGGCCTTGCTGCGCACCATCCCGGAATTGGCGCCCGAGGTCCGCTACATCGACAGCTATGTCGAACCCGATAATTTGGCATCGCTGGCGCTCATCCGCCGCATGGGTTTCGAACCGATCGAAGCGGATATCATCGACGAAGGCTTCATGGGCTTTCGGCTCTATGTGGATAGGCCGTAA
- the sufC gene encoding Fe-S cluster assembly ATPase SufC produces the protein MLEIRNLHARIADTETEIIRGLNLTVKAGEVAAIMGPNGSGKSTLSYILAGRSDYEVTEGDILFNGESILEMDVSERAASGLFLAFQYPVEIPGVATMQFLKVALNEQRKARGEGELSTPDFLRLVKASAADLQIDIGMLKRPVNVGFSGGEKKRAEILQMALLQPKLCVLDETDSGLDIDALKIVADGVNALRSPDRAMVVITHYQRLLEHIVPDTVHVLYKGQVVKSGGKDIALELEENGYADIIGAAA, from the coding sequence ATGCTTGAAATCAGGAATCTCCACGCCCGCATCGCGGATACCGAAACCGAAATCATCCGGGGGCTGAATCTGACCGTCAAGGCGGGCGAAGTGGCGGCGATCATGGGGCCGAACGGGTCGGGCAAGTCGACGCTTTCCTATATCCTCGCAGGACGCTCAGACTACGAAGTCACCGAGGGCGACATTCTCTTCAATGGCGAGAGCATTCTGGAAATGGACGTGTCGGAGCGTGCTGCTTCGGGCCTTTTCCTTGCTTTCCAGTATCCGGTCGAAATTCCGGGTGTGGCGACGATGCAGTTCCTGAAGGTGGCGCTCAACGAGCAGCGCAAGGCGCGGGGCGAAGGCGAACTGTCGACGCCGGACTTTCTGCGCCTCGTCAAGGCATCTGCCGCCGATCTCCAGATCGACATCGGCATGCTAAAGCGTCCGGTCAATGTCGGTTTTTCGGGTGGTGAGAAGAAGCGGGCCGAAATCCTGCAGATGGCGCTGCTTCAGCCAAAGCTCTGCGTTTTGGACGAGACCGATTCCGGCCTCGATATCGATGCGCTGAAGATCGTTGCCGATGGCGTCAACGCGCTGCGCTCGCCGGACCGCGCGATGGTCGTGATCACGCACTATCAGCGCCTGCTCGAGCACATCGTGCCGGACACGGTTCACGTGCTCTACAAGGGGCAGGTCGTGAAGTCGGGCGGCAAGGACATCGCGCTCGAACTCGAAGAGAACGGTTACGCGGACATCATCGGCGCGGCCGCTTGA
- a CDS encoding TRAP transporter large permease — protein MDPVLIGEILAGAMFFGIIGVLMLGFPVAFTLAGVSLIFGLVGMFFGVFDPSNFGSLASRYLGFMTNEVLVAVPLFIFMGVMLERSGIAEQLLLTMGKLFGNLRGGLGISVILVGALLAASTGVVGATVVTMGLISLPAMLRAGYDPKLASGVICASGTLGQIIPPSTVLIFMGDMLSGINAQVQMAKGNFAPAPVSVGDLFAGAIIPGIMLVGLYLLWMVFKAITAPESCPATPVPAEEKKDLWKEVITALVPPLMLIIAVLGSILGGIATPTEAASVGAIGATILAALRWRLSFQVLREVTISTATITSMVFIILLGASVFSIVFRLMGGDNLVHDILTALPGGVYGALIVVMLMMFVLGFILDTFEIIFIIVPITAPVLLNLGVDPVWLGVLIGVNLQTSFLTPPFGFALFYLRGVAPNRVTTGMIYRGVIPFVGLQVVAIALLFIFPELATWLPRWIYS, from the coding sequence ATGGATCCTGTACTGATCGGCGAGATTCTCGCCGGGGCGATGTTCTTCGGCATCATCGGCGTGCTGATGCTGGGCTTCCCGGTTGCCTTCACGCTTGCCGGCGTGTCGCTCATTTTCGGCCTGGTCGGCATGTTCTTCGGCGTGTTCGATCCATCGAATTTTGGCTCGCTCGCCAGCCGCTACCTCGGCTTCATGACGAACGAGGTCCTCGTCGCTGTCCCGCTCTTCATCTTCATGGGCGTGATGCTCGAACGATCGGGCATCGCCGAACAGCTTCTCCTGACCATGGGCAAGCTCTTCGGAAATCTGCGCGGCGGGCTTGGCATTTCCGTGATCCTCGTCGGCGCGCTGCTCGCGGCATCCACCGGCGTCGTCGGTGCAACCGTCGTCACCATGGGCCTCATCTCGCTGCCGGCCATGCTGCGCGCTGGCTATGACCCCAAGCTCGCATCCGGCGTCATCTGTGCATCGGGCACGCTTGGCCAGATCATCCCGCCATCGACCGTGCTGATCTTCATGGGCGACATGCTGTCAGGCATCAACGCCCAGGTGCAGATGGCCAAGGGCAACTTCGCCCCCGCCCCCGTTTCGGTCGGCGACCTCTTCGCCGGCGCCATCATCCCGGGCATCATGCTCGTCGGTCTCTATCTGCTGTGGATGGTCTTCAAGGCGATCACGGCGCCTGAAAGCTGCCCGGCAACGCCGGTGCCGGCCGAGGAGAAGAAGGACCTCTGGAAAGAAGTCATCACCGCGCTCGTGCCGCCGCTCATGCTGATCATTGCCGTGCTCGGCTCGATCCTCGGCGGCATCGCAACGCCGACGGAGGCAGCCTCGGTAGGCGCCATCGGCGCAACGATCCTTGCAGCACTGCGCTGGCGTCTGTCGTTCCAGGTCCTGCGCGAAGTCACGATCTCCACCGCAACCATCACCTCGATGGTGTTCATCATCCTGCTCGGCGCATCCGTGTTCTCGATCGTCTTCCGCCTCATGGGCGGCGACAATCTGGTCCACGACATCCTGACCGCCCTGCCCGGCGGCGTCTATGGCGCGCTCATCGTCGTCATGCTGATGATGTTCGTGCTCGGCTTCATCCTGGATACATTCGAGATCATCTTCATCATCGTGCCGATCACGGCACCGGTGCTGCTCAATCTCGGTGTTGATCCCGTCTGGCTCGGCGTCTTGATCGGCGTCAACCTGCAGACCAGCTTCCTGACGCCGCCCTTCGGCTTTGCGCTCTTCTATCTGCGCGGCGTGGCACCCAACCGGGTCACCACGGGCATGATCTATCGCGGCGTCATCCCGTTCGTCGGGCTGCAGGTCGTGGCGATCGCGTTGCTGTTCATCTTTCCGGAGCTGGCCACCTGGCTGCCGCGCTGGATCTACAGCTGA
- the sufB gene encoding Fe-S cluster assembly protein SufB has product MPAVQETIERVRKIDVDQYKYGFETIIESDKAPKGLSEDIIRFISAKKEEPEWMLEWRLDAYKRWLTLEEPNWARVDYPKIDFNDIYYYSAPKKTPGPKSLDDVDPELLRTYEKLGIPLGEQEILAGVENRRVAVDAVFDSVSVVTTFKEELKKAGVLFMSFSEAVREHPELVRKYLGTVVPTTDNYYATLNSAVFTDGSFVFVPKGVRCPMELSTYFRINEKNTGQFERTLIICEEGAYVSYLEGCTAPQRDENQLHAAVVELVALDDAEIKYSTVQNWYPGDKEGKGGIYNFVTKRGDCRGKNSKISWTQVETGSAITWKYPSCILRGDNSRGEFYSIAVSNGYQQVDSGTKMIHLGKNTSSRIISKGISAGNSSNTYRGQVSAHRKAANARNFTQCDSLLIGDQCGAHTVPYIEAKNATAQFEHEATTSKISEDQLFYCMQRGIPEEEAVALIVNGFVREVIQELPMEFAVEAQKLINISLEGSVG; this is encoded by the coding sequence ATGCCTGCAGTGCAGGAAACCATCGAACGCGTTCGAAAGATTGATGTCGATCAATATAAGTACGGTTTCGAGACGATCATCGAAAGCGACAAGGCTCCCAAGGGCCTGAGCGAAGACATCATTCGCTTCATCTCCGCTAAGAAGGAAGAGCCGGAGTGGATGCTCGAATGGCGGCTCGACGCCTACAAGCGCTGGCTGACGCTCGAAGAGCCGAACTGGGCCCGCGTCGATTATCCGAAGATCGACTTCAACGACATCTATTATTACTCGGCGCCGAAGAAAACGCCCGGTCCGAAGAGCCTGGACGACGTCGATCCGGAACTTCTGCGCACCTACGAGAAGCTCGGCATCCCGCTCGGGGAACAGGAAATTCTGGCCGGCGTCGAGAACCGCCGCGTCGCCGTCGATGCCGTCTTCGATTCGGTGTCGGTCGTCACAACCTTCAAGGAAGAGCTGAAGAAGGCCGGCGTGCTCTTCATGTCGTTCTCCGAGGCCGTCCGCGAACATCCGGAACTGGTGCGCAAATATCTCGGCACGGTCGTTCCGACGACGGACAATTATTACGCCACGCTCAACTCGGCGGTCTTCACCGACGGATCGTTCGTGTTCGTGCCCAAGGGCGTGCGCTGCCCGATGGAGCTTTCGACCTATTTCCGCATCAACGAGAAGAACACTGGCCAGTTCGAACGCACGCTGATCATCTGCGAAGAGGGCGCCTACGTTTCCTATCTTGAAGGCTGCACCGCGCCGCAGCGCGACGAAAACCAGCTCCATGCTGCCGTCGTCGAACTGGTGGCTCTCGACGATGCCGAGATCAAGTACTCGACGGTCCAGAACTGGTACCCGGGCGACAAGGAAGGCAAGGGCGGCATCTACAACTTCGTGACCAAGCGTGGCGATTGCCGCGGCAAGAACTCGAAGATCTCGTGGACGCAGGTCGAGACCGGCTCCGCGATCACCTGGAAATACCCGTCCTGCATCCTGCGCGGCGACAATTCGCGTGGCGAGTTCTACTCGATCGCCGTTTCGAACGGCTATCAGCAGGTCGATAGCGGCACCAAGATGATCCATCTCGGCAAGAACACGTCGAGCCGCATCATCTCCAAGGGTATCTCGGCCGGCAACTCGTCGAACACCTATCGCGGCCAGGTCTCGGCGCACCGCAAGGCGGCGAATGCGCGCAACTTCACACAGTGCGACTCGCTCCTGATCGGTGACCAGTGCGGCGCGCATACGGTGCCGTACATCGAGGCCAAGAACGCCACGGCGCAGTTCGAGCATGAGGCGACGACGTCGAAGATCTCCGAGGATCAGCTGTTCTACTGCATGCAGCGCGGCATTCCGGAAGAGGAAGCCGTCGCACTCATCGTCAATGGTTTCGTGCGCGAAGTCATCCAGGAACTGCCGATGGAATTCGCCGTCGAGGCCCAGAAGCTCATCAACATCTCGCTCGAGGGAAGCGTCGGCTGA
- a CDS encoding DUF3309 family protein, with product MELIILILLVLLVIGALPRWGYSRSWGYGPSGGLGLVIVVVLIILLLT from the coding sequence GTGGAACTCATCATTCTCATCTTGCTCGTGCTTCTGGTCATTGGCGCCTTGCCGCGCTGGGGCTACAGCCGAAGCTGGGGTTATGGCCCGTCCGGCGGTCTTGGCCTCGTGATCGTTGTGGTCCTGATCATTCTTCTTCTGACCTGA
- a CDS encoding SUF system Fe-S cluster assembly protein: protein MTETTAKPDDASVAPPVATVDAAEASSSTVSAIPQEELARMTDDIIAALKTVYDPEIPADIYELGLIYKIDIEDDRMVKVDMTLTAPGCPVAGEMPGWVENAVGTVEGVSGVDVKLTFDPPWTPARMSEEAQVAVGWY, encoded by the coding sequence ATGACCGAAACTACCGCCAAGCCAGACGATGCGAGCGTTGCACCGCCAGTGGCAACTGTCGATGCCGCCGAGGCATCCTCGTCGACCGTATCGGCCATCCCGCAGGAAGAGCTTGCGCGGATGACGGACGACATCATCGCGGCGCTGAAGACCGTGTACGATCCTGAAATCCCGGCCGATATCTACGAGCTTGGACTGATCTACAAGATCGACATCGAGGATGACCGCATGGTCAAGGTCGACATGACGCTGACCGCGCCTGGATGTCCCGTCGCCGGAGAAATGCCGGGCTGGGTGGAAAACGCCGTTGGGACCGTCGAAGGCGTGTCGGGCGTCGACGTGAAGCTCACCTTCGATCCGCCGTGGACGCCTGCGCGCATGAGCGAAGAAGCTCAGGTCGCCGTCGGCTGGTATTGA